The Kineothrix sp. MB12-C1 genome includes a window with the following:
- a CDS encoding FMN-binding protein, which produces MKKAGLIIFCIVLIAVGGGRIIISKLVDNVNSIPVKMPDLSYLNDGKYIGEYSAGPVNVKVEVTLENGKLTNIDIVKHNNGLGGSAESIVNSIVDKQSLDVDVISGATVSSKCILKAVENAVSG; this is translated from the coding sequence ATGAAAAAAGCAGGATTAATAATTTTCTGTATTGTTTTGATTGCGGTCGGTGGAGGAAGAATTATAATTAGCAAGCTTGTGGATAATGTTAACAGTATTCCGGTCAAAATGCCTGATTTAAGTTATCTAAATGATGGAAAATATATCGGAGAATACTCCGCGGGACCTGTCAATGTTAAAGTCGAAGTCACTTTGGAAAATGGTAAATTGACCAATATAGATATCGTGAAGCATAATAACGGATTAGGCGGCTCGGCTGAAAGTATTGTGAATAGTATTGTTGATAAGCAATCCTTAGATGTAGATGTAATATCTGGTGCCACAGTAAGTAGCAAATGTATCTTGAAAGCTGTTGAAAATGCAGTATCGGGGTAA
- a CDS encoding GNAT family N-acetyltransferase produces MKDIIIRQAADNDIFEIKEILRKAFDRPGKNESFNEWEFADKVRNDSGFIRELCFVATNNNQIIGYMLLSKALIGINEGLTLGPLAVKPSYQRKGIGKKLIEYGLEKAKGLNFEWIALTGGDYYTQFGFEPALRYGIVIGEDHPENLYLKIKFLNGNVSISGKIRFCDSFYDEDGDLL; encoded by the coding sequence GTGAAAGACATAATTATAAGACAAGCAGCAGATAATGATATATTTGAAATAAAAGAAATATTAAGAAAGGCTTTTGATAGACCAGGCAAGAATGAATCTTTTAATGAATGGGAATTTGCTGACAAGGTAAGGAATGACTCTGGATTTATTCGTGAACTATGTTTTGTTGCAACGAACAATAATCAAATAATAGGGTATATGTTATTATCAAAGGCCTTAATAGGTATAAATGAAGGGTTAACATTAGGACCATTGGCAGTTAAGCCTTCTTATCAACGCAAAGGTATAGGGAAAAAGCTTATAGAATATGGATTGGAGAAAGCTAAAGGGCTTAATTTTGAATGGATTGCACTTACCGGTGGAGATTATTATACTCAATTTGGATTTGAACCAGCTTTAAGATATGGGATTGTAATAGGAGAGGATCACCCGGAGAATCTTTATTTAAAGATTAAGTTTCTTAATGGGAATGTGAGTATATCTGGTAAGATAAGGTTTTGTGATTCCTTCTATGATGAAGATGGGGATTTATTATAA
- a CDS encoding helix-turn-helix transcriptional regulator codes for MIWVEKIEEAIQYIENNLFEAITAESVGQAIDYAPSSFSNFFSAVTGYSVGEYIRYRRLSCAADKLTRNEASVTEMAFRCRYETPEAFSKAFKRLFGCSPSQFSRSELKHHTFAPISIDFSLQGGFSMTRNLIPGLLNVDWSDTNRQNEFVNSVVSALNVLGERLDYDTVCAISGSAFRTSFSMPSIQQWNHGNYHVIHTPIIIEHTFKMLGFDVSHHIRSDFETDSRMIIDSIDRGIPVITLEGVINCSDACVISGYDNDGKVLLGYNPFMNVEDDHNEEPDDTGYFRKSDWREGYNADWNRVRILTIGDKHKKPDEGVIFEETLKLASRLIKEESLWPGQYNGLSAHKAFANALLTYEWNDNFEPYLNTMCNYKQYLDRQYAVNFFENNGRKDLVAIYKEIAELVAQMGCMIPQDFSAFEMFSDKARLKPYSEMLMKICSLEERALTLL; via the coding sequence GTGATTTGGGTTGAGAAAATAGAAGAAGCGATTCAATACATTGAAAATAATCTTTTCGAGGCAATTACTGCAGAGTCTGTCGGTCAGGCGATTGACTACGCCCCATCCTCGTTTTCTAACTTTTTTAGTGCTGTTACCGGGTATTCCGTAGGAGAATATATCCGATACAGGCGTTTGTCATGTGCGGCGGATAAATTGACTAGAAATGAGGCATCTGTTACGGAAATGGCTTTTCGTTGCAGATATGAAACGCCGGAGGCTTTTTCCAAGGCATTTAAACGTTTATTTGGATGTTCGCCATCTCAATTCTCAAGATCTGAATTAAAGCATCATACATTTGCTCCTATTTCAATTGACTTTTCATTACAAGGAGGATTCAGTATGACACGAAATTTAATTCCCGGATTACTTAATGTAGATTGGTCTGATACAAATAGGCAGAACGAATTTGTCAACAGTGTTGTTTCAGCATTGAATGTACTCGGTGAAAGATTGGATTATGATACAGTATGCGCCATATCCGGAAGTGCATTCCGAACATCATTCAGTATGCCCTCTATTCAACAATGGAATCACGGCAATTATCATGTGATCCACACCCCGATAATTATTGAGCATACTTTTAAAATGCTCGGCTTTGATGTTTCGCACCATATCCGAAGCGACTTTGAAACAGACAGCCGCATGATTATCGACAGTATTGACCGAGGTATACCCGTAATCACGCTGGAAGGAGTGATAAACTGTTCGGATGCTTGTGTCATCTCCGGATACGACAATGACGGCAAAGTGTTATTGGGCTACAATCCATTTATGAACGTTGAGGATGACCATAACGAAGAACCGGATGATACCGGATATTTCAGAAAATCAGACTGGCGCGAGGGTTATAATGCGGATTGGAATAGGGTAAGGATATTGACAATCGGTGATAAGCACAAAAAGCCGGATGAAGGGGTGATCTTCGAAGAAACCCTAAAACTTGCTTCGCGATTGATCAAAGAAGAAAGCTTATGGCCCGGGCAATATAACGGCCTTTCGGCACATAAAGCGTTTGCAAACGCACTGCTTACTTACGAATGGAACGATAATTTTGAACCATATTTAAATACAATGTGTAACTATAAACAATATCTCGATAGGCAATATGCTGTCAATTTTTTTGAAAATAACGGCAGGAAGGATCTTGTTGCTATTTATAAAGAGATTGCGGAGCTTGTCGCCCAGATGGGCTGCATGATTCCGCAGGATTTTTCGGCATTTGAGATGTTTAGTGATAAAGCCAGACTAAAACCTTATAGCGAGATGCTTATGAAAATCTGTTCCTTAGAGGAAAGGGCACTGACTTTGTTATAG
- a CDS encoding flavodoxin domain-containing protein — protein MKKKNLVTYKSVTGFTKEYAEMIAQEVDCTLMDFKKVTAETMSNYDTVIFGGRMHAGVVDGLKSAKELYGKSKASQFIVYTTGATPNEAKEIIDEMWGNNFSPTELINIPHFYMQSGLRYEKMSFSDKLMMKVFCVIMKKKKDKTEDEKQMENAIANSYDISSKVYIAPLIDALKSESTGAKK, from the coding sequence ATGAAGAAGAAAAATTTAGTGACTTATAAGAGTGTAACTGGATTTACAAAAGAATATGCAGAAATGATTGCTCAGGAAGTGGATTGTACCCTTATGGACTTTAAGAAAGTTACAGCAGAAACAATGTCTAATTATGATACAGTCATCTTTGGAGGCAGGATGCACGCTGGAGTGGTCGATGGACTAAAAAGTGCCAAGGAGCTGTATGGGAAGAGTAAAGCGTCACAATTTATTGTTTATACAACTGGTGCTACACCAAATGAAGCAAAAGAGATTATAGACGAAATGTGGGGGAATAACTTCTCTCCAACAGAATTAATTAATATTCCTCATTTTTATATGCAAAGTGGTCTACGATATGAAAAAATGTCTTTTTCTGATAAGCTGATGATGAAGGTATTTTGCGTTATAATGAAAAAGAAAAAAGATAAAACTGAGGATGAAAAACAAATGGAAAATGCAATCGCCAATTCGTATGACATCTCTTCTAAGGTATATATCGCGCCACTGATTGATGCCTTAAAATCCGAAAGTACAGGTGCAAAAAAATGA
- a CDS encoding GNAT family N-acetyltransferase gives MSIYKCTLADSRQLAIFNKQLIEDEKHDNTMTIDELEKRMIEFISGDYNAYFYRDHGAMVGYALVKASSNPKYLRQFFIYREYRRKGYGKTFFTELLKELGERTIDIEVLSWNKTGIRFWENLGFLPRSICMRYHRD, from the coding sequence ATGTCTATATATAAATGTACCTTAGCTGATAGCAGGCAATTGGCTATTTTTAACAAGCAATTGATTGAAGACGAAAAGCATGATAATACCATGACTATAGATGAACTGGAAAAGCGAATGATTGAATTTATCAGCGGAGATTATAATGCTTATTTCTATAGAGATCATGGCGCTATGGTTGGATATGCCTTAGTAAAAGCTTCTTCAAACCCTAAGTATTTGAGGCAATTCTTCATATACCGGGAATATAGGAGAAAGGGATATGGGAAGACCTTCTTTACTGAACTATTAAAAGAGTTAGGTGAAAGAACTATTGATATCGAAGTCTTATCATGGAACAAAACAGGCATAAGGTTTTGGGAAAACTTAGGTTTCTTACCGCGGAGTATCTGCATGCGTTATCATAGAGATTAA
- a CDS encoding DUF4183 domain-containing protein, giving the protein MFEDNILSLNQVKNLLHADTYQYNALSDGVKRIYTNNDELTQYGDKGILDPNDVSSFGLFINGVLQPKVNYEIEKGLLLLKTEDIPIKGSTIIISFVTLVDKSAKSTKLNSALVEGILPSGIISDGPVTDRDIYVQDNTSNYLHLESTFLCGPGCIPSGCEGTWEFTLSISNISHIPITNIVITDTILLDLITNIENISASCGDISIKDEAITWNIDILDLCESAVASFRVEGLFQAEGTRCIGRSMACGSAASGCINTDIISINPINVSHGLELTQTITSGPTKVRVDTVNTWRVEIKIANLSNNIVSDILIRDTLFIDCIKCIRIISISHGAVKILGNEIFWKIDILKELDTSVLTVDIIGCFCLNGFKTLGIALGIGTINAKKIVSNLSQDFQIIAFPKRNIVKNQLSLQARVFNTCIKTFLGCPKKWTFALHVTNTDNEIMRNLVVIDYILLDEIEDITIASISSGKIFISDNSIIWKIEELLPCETLTAIIEVDGLFNTAGCRSLNRAIAGSSDSNSCIISNITSGCPVKVFDDIRPLKATPIWSRRALSRREHAYDIFELNTCLDFLLLKNILSAHDRSSDIHRNNGCPSIFGDLRIEKYIVSGPLEASTDQINTWRFEIRISNYGHGPVNHIVMTDTLLLDDLTCFLPISSTKGTISQENNIITWDIGTLNSNNTVVLLAEVTGSFHKENNKILDVFNHQYNAVSNGIQKEFTNADELLIYGDYGIPDPNNVSFFNLFINGVLQPETNYSVEAGLLTITIEEPPKERVPIILESLVIKDKDNRLIKAETYQYNTLSNGGNIYTNADEITVYGDQGILDPKQTSYNDLFVNGVIQPSINYAIKPGVLTLTVSHAPMEGVPILVKFFSLYL; this is encoded by the coding sequence ATGTTTGAAGATAATATACTTTCTTTAAATCAGGTAAAAAATCTATTACATGCAGATACCTATCAATATAATGCTCTGTCTGATGGGGTCAAAAGAATTTACACGAATAATGATGAATTAACTCAATATGGTGATAAAGGCATCCTTGATCCTAATGATGTCTCTTCTTTCGGTCTATTTATTAATGGAGTGCTGCAGCCAAAAGTTAATTATGAAATCGAAAAAGGTCTTCTCCTTCTCAAAACGGAAGATATCCCCATAAAGGGTTCCACCATTATTATTTCTTTCGTTACTCTTGTGGATAAAAGTGCAAAATCAACAAAACTTAATTCGGCTCTGGTTGAGGGTATCCTACCATCAGGAATCATTTCCGACGGTCCTGTAACAGATAGAGACATTTATGTACAGGATAATACAAGCAATTACCTACATTTAGAGAGCACCTTTTTATGCGGACCTGGGTGTATTCCTTCGGGTTGTGAGGGAACTTGGGAATTCACCTTATCAATAAGCAATATAAGCCACATACCTATCACTAATATTGTTATAACAGATACTATTTTGTTGGATTTAATCACTAATATCGAAAATATCTCTGCCTCCTGCGGAGATATTTCGATAAAGGATGAGGCAATTACCTGGAATATCGATATTCTGGATCTATGTGAATCCGCCGTCGCTAGCTTTAGAGTAGAAGGTCTCTTTCAAGCGGAGGGAACTCGTTGTATTGGCAGAAGCATGGCATGTGGAAGTGCCGCCTCGGGTTGTATAAACACTGATATTATTAGCATAAACCCTATTAATGTCAGTCACGGATTAGAACTCACTCAAACTATTACTTCAGGTCCTACAAAAGTAAGGGTCGATACAGTCAATACGTGGAGGGTGGAAATAAAAATAGCTAATCTTAGCAATAATATTGTATCTGATATCCTAATAAGAGATACCTTGTTCATCGATTGTATCAAATGTATAAGAATTATCAGTATTTCTCATGGGGCAGTAAAAATATTAGGCAATGAAATCTTTTGGAAAATTGATATACTAAAAGAATTAGACACTTCGGTTCTTACGGTAGATATTATAGGTTGCTTCTGCCTAAACGGATTTAAGACTCTGGGTATTGCCTTGGGAATAGGAACTATAAATGCCAAAAAAATAGTTTCTAATCTTTCCCAGGATTTTCAAATTATAGCTTTTCCAAAAAGGAATATAGTAAAAAATCAATTGTCATTACAAGCCCGTGTTTTTAATACATGCATCAAAACGTTCCTGGGCTGTCCTAAAAAATGGACTTTTGCTCTCCATGTTACTAACACCGACAATGAAATTATGAGAAATCTCGTTGTCATAGACTATATCCTTTTAGACGAAATTGAGGATATAACAATTGCATCTATATCATCGGGCAAAATATTTATCTCTGATAATTCTATTATATGGAAGATTGAAGAGCTTTTACCCTGTGAAACTTTGACTGCTATTATTGAAGTTGATGGTTTATTTAATACCGCAGGATGCCGATCACTGAACAGAGCCATTGCCGGAAGCTCAGATTCAAACTCATGCATTATATCCAATATCACCTCAGGATGTCCCGTCAAAGTTTTTGATGACATAAGACCTTTAAAGGCAACCCCTATTTGGTCCAGAAGAGCCCTTTCCCGGCGGGAACATGCCTATGATATTTTTGAGCTGAATACCTGTCTCGATTTCTTATTGCTGAAAAATATATTATCTGCTCACGACAGGTCATCCGATATTCATAGGAATAATGGTTGTCCCTCTATATTTGGCGATTTAAGAATTGAGAAGTATATTGTATCAGGCCCCTTGGAAGCTAGTACAGATCAAATTAATACTTGGAGGTTTGAAATTAGAATATCCAATTATGGGCATGGTCCGGTTAATCATATTGTCATGACTGATACCTTACTGTTAGATGATTTGACTTGCTTTCTTCCCATAAGTTCTACCAAGGGAACTATATCTCAAGAAAACAATATAATAACATGGGATATCGGAACTTTGAATTCCAACAATACTGTAGTGTTACTGGCAGAAGTCACCGGTTCTTTTCATAAAGAGAATAATAAAATTCTTGATGTTTTTAACCACCAATATAATGCCGTTTCAAATGGCATCCAAAAAGAGTTCACAAATGCAGATGAATTATTGATATATGGAGACTACGGTATACCTGATCCCAACAATGTATCCTTCTTTAACCTCTTTATTAATGGAGTATTACAGCCGGAAACTAATTATTCCGTCGAAGCCGGTCTTCTAACCATAACTATAGAAGAACCGCCAAAAGAAAGGGTCCCTATCATCCTCGAATCTTTAGTAATTAAAGATAAAGACAATCGACTGATCAAGGCGGAAACCTATCAGTATAATACCTTATCAAATGGCGGAAATATTTATACTAATGCAGACGAAATAACCGTTTACGGAGACCAAGGGATTCTGGACCCTAAGCAAACTTCTTATAATGACCTTTTTGTGAACGGAGTTATTCAACCGAGTATCAATTATGCCATCAAACCGGGAGTCCTTACATTGACGGTCTCACATGCTCCTATGGAAGGAGTTCCCATTTTGGTAAAGTTTTTCTCTTTATACTTATGA
- a CDS encoding TetR/AcrR family transcriptional regulator → MPKQKITKEMVVDAAFALARTGGMEQVMVKSIAKKLGCSVQPIYSYCKNMDSLRSDVEQRSRQFVQKYFTEHIDKENPFQSVGRAHIQLAKEEPHILKIFTLQARKNISSMEELYQSETNPQMAQGIANALNISLEKAKQLHLDMLIYTIGISTIFSVTTPGIPAEEIYSQQERAYKLFLKAAQEGNL, encoded by the coding sequence ATGCCTAAACAAAAGATAACAAAAGAAATGGTCGTAGATGCTGCCTTTGCTTTGGCAAGAACCGGAGGAATGGAACAGGTTATGGTAAAAAGCATTGCGAAAAAATTGGGTTGTTCCGTGCAGCCGATTTACAGTTATTGCAAAAATATGGATAGCTTACGAAGTGATGTGGAGCAGCGCTCAAGGCAGTTTGTACAAAAGTATTTTACTGAACATATTGATAAGGAAAACCCATTTCAAAGTGTTGGGCGAGCACATATACAGCTTGCAAAAGAAGAACCGCATATACTTAAAATTTTCACACTACAAGCGCGGAAAAATATTTCCTCTATGGAAGAGTTATATCAATCTGAAACAAATCCACAAATGGCTCAAGGCATAGCAAATGCACTAAATATCAGCTTAGAAAAAGCAAAGCAGTTGCACTTGGATATGTTAATTTACACGATTGGTATTAGCACAATTTTTTCCGTAACTACGCCGGGGATACCCGCAGAAGAAATCTATTCACAACAAGAACGAGCTTATAAACTATTTTTAAAAGCGGCACAGGAGGGCAATCTATAA
- a CDS encoding DUF6273 domain-containing protein: MREFNIGSIVPFGGYQWRILDIQGNAALIITEYMIGQQPYNNYSGDVTWVDCSLRRYLNGEFYNKFTETEQTRIIPVLNKNNDNEWYGSKGGEDTLDHIFLLSIEEVVCKYFGDSSKNLENRSPKQRYWFQKKDGNNDKRRSSFDGYIWWWWLRSPGRDNRRAVYIHGDGNVGIQGNGTFRYSSNTIHPLTGDNSGGVRPALWLSLEL; encoded by the coding sequence ATGAGGGAGTTTAATATCGGTTCAATCGTGCCGTTTGGCGGTTATCAGTGGCGTATTCTTGATATACAGGGCAATGCGGCCTTGATTATAACTGAATACATGATCGGACAACAACCCTATAATAATTACTCCGGTGATGTGACATGGGTCGACTGTTCGTTAAGAAGATATCTCAATGGTGAGTTTTATAACAAATTCACCGAGACCGAACAGACAAGAATCATTCCGGTATTGAATAAAAATAACGACAATGAGTGGTACGGTTCAAAAGGAGGGGAAGATACTCTGGACCACATATTTCTTCTGAGCATTGAAGAAGTAGTGTGCAAATATTTTGGTGACAGCAGTAAAAACCTTGAAAACCGCAGCCCCAAGCAACGATACTGGTTTCAAAAGAAAGACGGAAACAACGATAAGCGAAGATCCTCATTCGATGGGTATATATGGTGGTGGTGGCTTCGGTCGCCCGGGCGTGACAATCGAAGAGCCGTATATATTCACGGCGATGGTAATGTAGGCATTCAGGGAAACGGCACCTTCCGTTACAGCAGCAATACGATTCATCCTTTAACCGGTGATAACAGCGGCGGGGTTCGTCCCGCTCTGTGGCTGAGCTTGGAATTATAA
- a CDS encoding DUF4183 domain-containing protein: MATQLFKLEIDATTTTEVKVNPEVEKYFYLLNETDRAGDVLTIPAESFIDDAGDDVTGTLTTVVTDNGYYLLFINGVLQQSSLYTVSGDGSEVTVNEAATIPVNAPITLIVTNFAPISDSDTTVIT, from the coding sequence ATGGCAACACAATTATTTAAACTTGAAATCGATGCTACTACTACAACTGAAGTTAAAGTCAACCCGGAAGTCGAAAAATATTTCTATCTGCTAAATGAGACTGATCGAGCAGGCGATGTTCTTACTATTCCCGCAGAGTCATTTATAGACGACGCCGGTGATGACGTGACCGGTACTCTTACAACTGTTGTTACAGACAACGGATATTATTTGCTGTTTATAAACGGTGTATTGCAGCAATCCAGCCTATATACCGTCAGCGGCGATGGCTCCGAGGTTACTGTTAATGAGGCAGCGACAATACCAGTTAATGCTCCCATTACTCTAATTGTAACTAACTTTGCTCCAATCTCTGATTCTGACACCACAGTAATAACTTAG
- a CDS encoding IS110 family transposase, producing the protein MNCKQNQKINQVKESTLVVGIDIGSTTQYARAFDWRGIELGKVFKFSNSREGFDSFKNWMQWIQDKNKKSDVIVGIEPTGHYWFDLGAYLEDEGILLVMVNPYAVKQTKELDDNSQSKNDSKDPKVIAKLVIEGRYCAPYTPDGVYADLRIMAANRKRLIRELTQIKNRFARWFAIYFPEYKDVFGDYESQSSMLLLKKACTPEAIVGLGAENINQIWRDAKLRAVGMKRATTLCETAKRSIGLKKGSSAAEYEMKLLLEDHDYKMAQLESVMEEIEGLCKKIPESEQMLAIKGIGLITVAGFLAEIGDARRFESPRQIQKLAGLSLRENSSGKHKGQTTISKRGRSKLRAVLFNAAIPLIATNPEFNALHEYYTTRANNPLKKKQSVIAISCKLIRIFYTILTKGVSYDAQKMMSDIHRQPAIA; encoded by the coding sequence ATGAATTGTAAACAAAATCAAAAAATCAATCAAGTAAAAGAATCAACTTTGGTAGTTGGAATCGATATCGGAAGTACAACACAGTACGCCAGAGCTTTTGACTGGCGAGGCATCGAATTAGGGAAGGTCTTTAAATTTAGCAACAGCAGAGAAGGTTTTGACAGCTTCAAAAACTGGATGCAGTGGATACAGGACAAGAACAAAAAGTCAGATGTTATCGTAGGTATCGAACCAACAGGTCACTACTGGTTTGACCTTGGCGCTTATCTTGAAGATGAAGGCATCCTCCTGGTTATGGTCAACCCTTATGCGGTAAAGCAGACCAAGGAACTGGATGACAACAGCCAAAGTAAGAATGACAGCAAGGATCCCAAGGTAATCGCAAAACTCGTTATAGAAGGAAGATATTGTGCACCATATACACCGGATGGGGTGTATGCAGATCTAAGAATTATGGCAGCGAATCGGAAGAGGCTTATCAGGGAACTTACCCAGATCAAGAACAGATTTGCCAGATGGTTTGCCATATACTTTCCTGAATATAAAGATGTATTCGGGGATTATGAATCACAAAGCAGTATGCTGCTTCTAAAGAAAGCATGTACACCTGAAGCAATCGTGGGACTCGGAGCCGAGAATATAAATCAAATCTGGCGTGATGCAAAACTGCGGGCTGTCGGGATGAAAAGGGCAACGACCCTGTGCGAGACAGCAAAGCGTAGCATTGGCCTAAAGAAAGGCTCTTCGGCAGCTGAGTATGAAATGAAACTACTGCTCGAGGATCATGATTACAAAATGGCACAGCTTGAATCTGTTATGGAAGAAATAGAAGGCTTGTGTAAAAAGATACCCGAAAGCGAGCAGATGCTTGCCATCAAAGGTATCGGACTGATTACGGTTGCCGGATTTCTGGCTGAGATCGGTGATGCGAGGCGTTTCGAATCACCAAGGCAGATACAAAAGCTGGCAGGACTCTCGTTAAGGGAAAATAGTTCAGGAAAGCATAAAGGACAGACGACCATAAGCAAACGAGGTCGAAGTAAGCTGCGAGCTGTACTGTTCAATGCTGCGATTCCACTGATAGCTACGAACCCGGAGTTCAATGCCCTGCATGAGTATTATACGACCAGAGCAAATAATCCACTGAAAAAGAAGCAATCCGTGATAGCCATCAGCTGTAAGCTGATACGAATCTTTTATACTATTTTGACCAAAGGTGTATCGTATGATGCACAAAAGATGATGTCTGACATACACAGACAGCCAGCGATAGCATAA
- a CDS encoding Na/Pi cotransporter family protein, producing MEILMNLLLMLGGVAVFMFGMKQMSSGLERSAGSGIRNLFKKINKNRICNYGIGIGATVLIQSSSASSIMTVGLAHANIVTVKQGSGFILGAKVGTTLTAFMFALSGISKGGFSISSVFAAIAFVGVMIVFSTSNETLNKIAPFLIGFGMLFIGMEVMETAIGGPNSTLSIQLSQVFKYEIMQNPILLVILGILFTGIIQSSTAATGVFIAFLATGVIHNIDQSFFLVMGANIGTCSDGIMASLSTNANGKRIALFHLITSVIGAVAFSIILVLFRTPISNMFESLFPGKPQFSLATFNLIYNTLYTLVLLIFIDPLVNLVTSLVKDKQQKLEELSYIDERFLQTPAVAVEQALKELHDMAILAKENIDRSFASLVNEDMSESKKIADTEYRIDFLTNKLTSFFIKISSATKFADDEKLIAGLHHVTNDIERLGDYAVLLVKETSYMKENNVKFLDQTKDELDLIYGHISEMFDLGFDAFTKRRTENFRKISNLHKEIKKLISSTRNEHVIRLSSEMYPVEVSKSIYSVLFSLQRISDHIVNIAFSVRSTTGSKTEALQAIEKEKKKPENADRKPSPESNMKR from the coding sequence ATGGAAATTTTAATGAATTTACTGCTTATGTTAGGTGGAGTCGCTGTGTTTATGTTTGGAATGAAGCAGATGAGCTCTGGTTTGGAACGAAGCGCAGGATCAGGAATAAGAAATCTTTTCAAAAAAATCAATAAAAACAGAATCTGTAATTACGGAATTGGAATCGGAGCTACCGTACTTATCCAATCTTCTTCAGCCTCTTCGATTATGACAGTTGGACTTGCTCATGCGAATATTGTAACAGTCAAGCAAGGCTCAGGTTTTATTTTAGGCGCAAAAGTAGGTACCACTCTTACCGCGTTTATGTTTGCCCTTTCAGGTATCAGTAAAGGCGGATTTAGCATTAGTTCTGTTTTTGCAGCGATTGCATTTGTCGGTGTCATGATTGTTTTTTCCACTAGTAACGAAACCCTTAATAAAATTGCACCATTTTTAATCGGATTCGGAATGTTGTTTATCGGAATGGAAGTGATGGAAACAGCAATCGGTGGACCAAATTCGACGCTGAGTATTCAACTCTCTCAAGTATTCAAATATGAAATCATGCAAAATCCCATCTTGCTGGTGATATTAGGAATTTTATTTACAGGCATCATACAGTCATCTACGGCAGCGACAGGTGTTTTTATAGCGTTCTTGGCCACGGGAGTTATCCACAATATAGATCAATCGTTCTTTTTAGTGATGGGAGCAAATATAGGAACATGTAGCGATGGCATTATGGCCTCCTTGTCTACGAACGCCAACGGGAAACGTATCGCATTGTTCCATTTGATTACCAGCGTAATTGGTGCGGTAGCTTTTTCGATTATTCTGGTTCTTTTCAGAACACCTATTAGCAACATGTTTGAAAGTCTATTCCCCGGGAAACCCCAGTTTAGCCTTGCAACATTTAACCTGATTTATAATACTCTCTATACCTTAGTGTTACTCATATTTATCGACCCGTTAGTCAATTTAGTGACAAGTTTAGTGAAAGATAAACAACAGAAGTTGGAAGAATTGTCATATATTGATGAGCGTTTCTTGCAAACTCCGGCGGTTGCCGTTGAACAAGCATTAAAGGAACTGCACGATATGGCGATTCTTGCAAAGGAGAACATTGATCGTTCTTTTGCTTCGTTGGTCAACGAAGATATGAGCGAAAGCAAAAAAATTGCCGATACGGAATATCGTATTGATTTCTTGACAAATAAGCTCACAAGCTTTTTTATCAAGATTTCATCAGCTACTAAATTCGCTGATGACGAAAAACTGATTGCCGGATTACATCATGTAACAAACGATATTGAGCGGTTGGGGGATTATGCGGTCCTTTTGGTAAAAGAAACCAGCTACATGAAGGAGAATAATGTAAAGTTTTTAGATCAGACCAAAGATGAGCTTGACCTAATCTACGGGCATATATCCGAAATGTTCGACTTGGGGTTCGATGCGTTTACAAAGCGTAGAACCGAAAATTTCAGAAAAATTTCAAATCTTCACAAGGAAATTAAAAAACTAATATCCTCTACGCGTAACGAACATGTGATACGCCTGAGTTCCGAAATGTACCCGGTTGAGGTATCAAAAAGCATATATTCCGTTCTGTTTTCATTGCAAAGAATATCGGATCATATTGTGAATATTGCTTTCTCGGTTCGATCCACCACCGGAAGTAAAACAGAAGCATTGCAAGCCATTGAAAAAGAAAAGAAAAAACCTGAAAATGCAGATCGTAAGCCTTCTCCGGAATCCAATATGAAAAGGTAA